One window of the Archaeoglobus neptunius genome contains the following:
- a CDS encoding 4Fe-4S dicluster domain-containing protein, translating to MEKRFARIYVDQALCKKCGICIYVCHKKVMDPHKFINYTYECSFCKLCELYCPDFAIEVVRVNENEEEGTAAGK from the coding sequence ATGGAAAAAAGATTTGCCAGAATCTACGTTGATCAGGCTCTGTGTAAAAAATGTGGTATATGTATTTATGTCTGTCATAAAAAAGTAATGGATCCTCACAAATTTATAAACTATACGTATGAATGCAGTTTTTGCAAACTATGTGAGCTATACTGCCCAGATTTTGCCATTGAGGTTGTTAGGGTGAATGAAAATGAAGAAGAAGGAACTGCTGCAGGGAAATGA
- the cdhA gene encoding CO dehydrogenase/acetyl-CoA synthase complex subunit alpha, producing MFELKKGAFVLDELKNVSIRIGRVVEEEEEEWEEAGPTPKPGILELRKWDHTLLERYEPFYAPMQDFCNLCTMGPCDLSMNKKGACGIDLKTQKARLVTIACCVGASAHTAHARHLVDHLIEEYGEDLPIDLGPDVNVEAPVMRTVVGIKPKTLGDLREALSWAEKEIVKVLHSVHIGNEESYIDYESKALHVSMADHVGMEVADIAQIVAYNFPKAEPNTPLVDTGFGIVDRSKPTIVVVGHNVMYARPISDYLEEQGRIDDFEVAGLCCTAHDMTRYNQKAKIFGPIYYQLRVIRAGLADIVVSDEQCIRADLLDACKKAGVPLIATSDAAARGLPDVSDWPVEKIVDALVSGKLPGVFLPVPEKVGQVAPLVAEAVFRKHGGERKYRFFEDDSAFREEIEKCTQCMNCVFTCPHSLRVDQGMAHAQKTGDVSKLAKLEEICIACGKCEQVCPKNIKIINVIMRANYDNLYNKTGKTRVGRGPIQDTEIRKVGQPIVFGQIPGVIAAVGCINYPDEMKSIVEILEEFLKRRYIVVTSGCHAMDIGMIKDEEGRTLYEKYPGNFDAGGLVNVGSCVSNAHISGATIKIANIFAMRPLRGNYAEIADYVLNRVGAVGFSWGPYSHKAASIATGFNRLGVPVVVGPHGTKYRRAYIGKPWKKDRWWVYDIKTRQKVFIEPAPDSLLVAVETKEEAIVQLARLCIRPNDTSAGRQIKLTHYIELHQKYYGDLPDDWHLYVRSEADLPLKQREELLKILEEQYGWKIDWEKKKIVEGPIRHYDAGFNPTIVEEVYEKYTRG from the coding sequence ATGTTTGAGCTGAAAAAGGGAGCTTTTGTTTTGGATGAGCTAAAAAACGTAAGTATCAGAATTGGCAGAGTTGTGGAGGAGGAAGAGGAAGAATGGGAGGAAGCAGGACCGACACCGAAGCCGGGAATTCTTGAACTGAGAAAATGGGATCATACACTGCTAGAACGCTATGAGCCATTCTACGCTCCCATGCAGGATTTCTGCAACCTATGCACAATGGGGCCGTGCGATCTCTCGATGAACAAGAAGGGGGCCTGTGGAATCGACCTCAAAACTCAGAAGGCGAGACTTGTGACCATCGCCTGCTGTGTGGGTGCTTCTGCTCATACGGCCCACGCCAGGCATCTTGTAGATCATCTGATTGAGGAGTATGGTGAGGATCTGCCAATCGATCTGGGACCGGATGTGAATGTGGAAGCTCCGGTGATGAGGACGGTGGTTGGAATAAAGCCGAAAACTCTGGGTGATTTGAGAGAGGCCCTTAGCTGGGCGGAAAAGGAGATTGTTAAAGTTCTTCATTCAGTCCATATTGGAAATGAGGAGAGTTACATTGACTACGAAAGCAAGGCCCTGCATGTGAGCATGGCTGACCATGTTGGCATGGAGGTTGCCGACATTGCCCAGATCGTTGCCTATAATTTCCCCAAAGCAGAACCCAATACACCTCTCGTTGATACGGGATTTGGCATAGTCGACAGATCCAAGCCGACGATTGTGGTTGTGGGACACAACGTCATGTATGCCAGACCAATTTCCGATTATCTGGAAGAGCAGGGAAGGATAGACGACTTTGAAGTTGCAGGGCTGTGCTGCACGGCACATGATATGACGAGATACAACCAGAAGGCAAAGATATTCGGGCCGATATACTACCAGCTCAGGGTTATAAGGGCCGGTCTGGCGGATATTGTTGTCAGCGACGAGCAGTGCATAAGGGCAGATCTGCTGGATGCGTGCAAGAAGGCCGGAGTCCCGCTCATAGCAACGAGCGATGCTGCAGCAAGGGGATTGCCCGATGTCAGCGACTGGCCGGTGGAGAAGATTGTGGATGCTTTAGTAAGCGGAAAGCTGCCCGGAGTTTTCCTGCCAGTTCCGGAGAAGGTTGGTCAGGTTGCACCACTTGTTGCCGAGGCCGTTTTCAGGAAGCATGGGGGGGAGAGAAAGTACCGGTTCTTTGAGGACGACAGTGCCTTCAGAGAGGAAATCGAAAAGTGCACCCAGTGCATGAACTGTGTTTTCACATGTCCACACAGTCTGAGAGTTGATCAAGGAATGGCTCATGCCCAGAAAACCGGAGACGTCAGCAAACTGGCAAAGCTTGAGGAGATCTGTATAGCGTGCGGCAAATGTGAACAGGTCTGTCCCAAGAACATCAAGATAATCAACGTCATAATGAGGGCCAACTATGACAATCTTTACAACAAGACTGGCAAGACGAGGGTCGGGAGAGGGCCGATACAGGACACCGAGATCAGGAAGGTGGGACAGCCAATAGTTTTCGGGCAAATTCCCGGGGTTATTGCCGCTGTTGGTTGCATAAACTATCCCGACGAGATGAAGTCAATCGTGGAAATTCTTGAGGAGTTTCTCAAGCGCCGGTACATCGTTGTAACCTCCGGCTGTCATGCGATGGATATAGGCATGATAAAGGATGAAGAGGGCAGGACTCTGTATGAGAAGTATCCCGGAAACTTCGATGCTGGTGGCCTTGTTAATGTGGGAAGCTGCGTAAGCAACGCCCATATAAGCGGAGCAACCATCAAAATCGCCAACATTTTTGCTATGCGTCCTCTGAGGGGCAACTATGCGGAGATCGCAGACTATGTCCTGAACAGAGTTGGGGCAGTAGGCTTTTCATGGGGCCCGTACAGCCACAAGGCTGCCTCAATTGCCACCGGCTTCAACCGCCTTGGAGTGCCGGTCGTTGTTGGGCCGCATGGCACGAAATACAGAAGGGCTTACATCGGTAAGCCGTGGAAAAAGGACCGGTGGTGGGTTTACGACATAAAAACGAGACAGAAAGTCTTTATCGAACCTGCGCCAGATTCACTGCTTGTGGCTGTTGAAACAAAGGAGGAGGCCATAGTTCAGCTTGCGAGGCTTTGTATAAGACCCAATGATACCTCTGCCGGCAGACAGATTAAGCTGACCCACTACATCGAGCTTCACCAGAAGTACTACGGCGATCTCCCAGATGACTGGCACCTCTATGTGAGGAGCGAAGCGGATCTACCGCTTAAGCAGAGGGAGGAGTTGCTGAAGATTCTTGAAGAACAGTATGGCTGGAAGATTGACTGGGAGAAGAAAAAGATTGTCGAGGGTCCGATCAGACACTACGATGCTGGCTTTAACCCGACGATTGTGGAGGAGGTTTACGAGAAATACACAAGGGGGTGA
- a CDS encoding TAXI family TRAP transporter solute-binding subunit, whose product MAWLVVIALVASSIAFSGCVQTEQAEKETATTTPPEKVEYKIKMTTGSPTGTYYIALTSIASVVSKYNPEIYATAIPGGGSAANARGVGSGKVPISLSTSMVAYFAYTGTGTFEGEKYPKLRAMAPAHPLIVSFIVKADSDMKTIYDLKGKRVAIGEAGSGDAVAAEVILKEAGIWDDIIKVNVGDPESWNMVKLGTVDAAIHHTSLPNPNLYEESMNTPIRLLEIPDELANKITEKYPYFSKYLGKKGSYNGMDSDVKVLAAPVILITNQDVPEDLVYKFTKTYWEHFDEIKKSAPFLESVNRDNPMAGISIPLHPGAYRYWVETGVKVPENLKP is encoded by the coding sequence ATGGCGTGGCTAGTTGTAATTGCACTAGTCGCATCCTCTATTGCTTTTAGCGGATGCGTGCAGACAGAACAGGCGGAGAAGGAAACCGCAACCACCACCCCACCCGAGAAAGTCGAGTACAAGATAAAAATGACGACTGGTTCCCCCACGGGTACGTATTACATAGCCCTTACATCGATTGCCAGTGTTGTATCAAAATACAATCCTGAAATTTATGCCACAGCCATTCCCGGCGGTGGTTCAGCAGCTAACGCAAGAGGTGTCGGAAGCGGAAAAGTTCCCATCTCCCTATCGACATCGATGGTCGCATACTTCGCCTATACGGGGACAGGAACATTTGAAGGTGAAAAGTATCCCAAATTAAGGGCTATGGCTCCAGCCCATCCATTAATCGTAAGCTTCATAGTTAAGGCTGACAGCGATATGAAAACTATATACGACTTAAAAGGAAAGAGAGTTGCGATAGGTGAGGCGGGAAGTGGAGACGCTGTTGCTGCCGAGGTCATTCTTAAGGAGGCCGGAATCTGGGACGACATCATAAAGGTAAATGTTGGAGATCCCGAATCGTGGAATATGGTGAAGCTAGGTACGGTAGATGCAGCCATTCATCACACCTCTCTGCCAAATCCAAATCTATACGAGGAGTCAATGAATACGCCAATAAGGCTTTTAGAAATTCCCGACGAACTGGCAAATAAAATCACGGAAAAGTACCCGTACTTTTCTAAGTATCTCGGCAAAAAGGGGAGTTACAACGGAATGGACTCTGACGTAAAAGTTCTTGCAGCTCCGGTGATCCTGATCACGAACCAGGACGTTCCGGAAGACCTCGTATACAAATTCACCAAAACATACTGGGAACACTTCGACGAGATCAAAAAGTCCGCTCCATTCCTTGAGAGCGTAAACAGGGATAACCCAATGGCAGGCATTTCAATACCTCTGCATCCCGGAGCCTACAGATACTGGGTTGAAACAGGCGTGAAGGTTCCTGAAAACTTAAAACCATAA
- a CDS encoding phospholipase C/P1 nuclease family protein, whose product MAGWKRFVSLLVLVLVMVGNALPVMAAEIDSQEFKQQKLKFMFVKLLWENWPHKDSGYEIKWGGSTHKTIAGEVGRAMGIGDPYLTTFREYSVKPDEEDSMWWPPWCPDRLCKHVYDPELHFGSAPQACSEKAWDAISNYRQGKLREAYQELGRAAHYLMDVGNPYHSNLEGDPHTNKLKHDFYEKYVEGNIQKLGLDTIAYSAPKITITNPYTAVEELASFSRMYKYSLDSAIGVRCNFYDPTGVCLEWEAYAVDEALIKMVAKTMIQKTAGYTKGLIEYFERNN is encoded by the coding sequence GTGGCAGGGTGGAAGAGGTTTGTAAGCCTGTTGGTGCTGGTGCTGGTGATGGTTGGAAACGCGCTGCCGGTGATGGCTGCGGAAATTGACAGCCAAGAATTCAAGCAGCAGAAGCTGAAGTTCATGTTCGTCAAACTTCTCTGGGAAAACTGGCCGCACAAGGATTCTGGATATGAGATAAAATGGGGAGGTTCGACACACAAGACAATCGCTGGAGAAGTTGGTAGAGCGATGGGTATTGGAGACCCCTATCTGACCACATTCAGAGAGTATTCTGTTAAGCCTGATGAGGAGGATTCAATGTGGTGGCCACCATGGTGCCCCGATAGGCTGTGTAAACACGTTTACGATCCCGAACTTCATTTCGGAAGTGCCCCTCAAGCGTGCAGTGAAAAAGCATGGGATGCTATCAGTAACTATCGCCAAGGAAAATTGAGAGAAGCTTATCAGGAGCTTGGTAGAGCCGCGCACTATCTTATGGATGTGGGTAATCCGTATCATTCAAATCTTGAAGGAGATCCACATACAAACAAGCTCAAACATGATTTTTATGAAAAATACGTTGAAGGGAACATCCAAAAGTTGGGGCTTGATACAATTGCATATTCTGCCCCTAAGATAACAATTACGAATCCCTATACCGCAGTTGAAGAGCTGGCAAGTTTTTCGAGGATGTATAAATACTCTCTTGACTCAGCTATAGGCGTTCGATGCAACTTCTACGACCCCACAGGAGTTTGTTTGGAATGGGAAGCGTATGCCGTTGATGAAGCTCTCATAAAAATGGTTGCAAAAACTATGATTCAGAAAACTGCCGGATACACAAAGGGTCTAATAGAATACTTTGAACGTAACAACTGA
- a CDS encoding fumarate hydratase gives MDFDLVVSSTVEILRRAHTELPEDVVKAIKNALEREENEIARKNLETILRNIDAANKLKVPMCQDTGIPVFFVEIGREIDLDFDLREAIREGVRRATAEIPLRPNAVHPVTRENSGDNTGLHTPPINIELVEGDRIKIAVMPKGAGSENVSALKMMLPTEVSRIKDFVVETVLKAGGKPCPPIFVGVGIGGTFDGAAKLAKKVLLRNVLDMSEFELELLEAINELNIGPMGLGGKTTALAVLVEMGHCHTASLPVAVNIQCWANRRAEVVLR, from the coding sequence ATGGATTTCGATCTTGTTGTGAGCTCGACCGTTGAGATATTGAGGAGGGCGCACACCGAACTTCCTGAAGATGTCGTTAAAGCCATCAAAAACGCCCTTGAAAGGGAAGAAAATGAAATTGCAAGGAAAAATCTTGAAACAATTCTCAGGAATATCGATGCTGCAAATAAACTCAAAGTACCAATGTGTCAGGACACGGGTATTCCAGTGTTTTTTGTGGAAATTGGCAGGGAGATTGATCTTGATTTTGACTTACGTGAAGCGATAAGAGAGGGGGTCAGGAGGGCCACAGCAGAAATTCCCCTGAGACCGAACGCCGTGCATCCAGTAACAAGAGAGAACTCCGGAGACAACACGGGTCTGCATACGCCACCCATTAACATCGAACTTGTTGAGGGGGACCGGATCAAAATCGCTGTTATGCCAAAAGGGGCCGGGAGTGAGAACGTTTCAGCGCTGAAGATGATGCTGCCGACCGAAGTGTCCAGAATAAAGGATTTTGTCGTTGAAACCGTGTTGAAAGCGGGTGGAAAGCCGTGTCCTCCAATATTTGTGGGAGTGGGGATTGGTGGGACCTTTGATGGTGCTGCAAAGCTTGCAAAAAAGGTTTTGCTGAGGAATGTGCTGGACATGAGTGAATTCGAGCTCGAACTTCTTGAGGCGATAAACGAGCTCAATATCGGACCGATGGGGCTCGGTGGAAAAACTACAGCGCTTGCAGTTCTTGTCGAGATGGGGCACTGCCATACTGCCTCTCTCCCTGTTGCTGTTAACATACAGTGCTGGGCAAACAGAAGGGCTGAAGTCGTGTTGAGGTGA
- a CDS encoding FumA C-terminus/TtdB family hydratase beta subunit: protein MEYEIRTPLSKDELLKLRVGDSVYITGEIFTARDEAHARALEYLEEGKELPFSFEGAVVYHCGPLVKKDGEWRVVSAGPTTSARMNPFTPKILERVTCMAIIGKGGMSDDVVEAMRGKAVYLAFTGGAGALAAQKIRRVKDVIWEDLGMPEAVWIFEVERFGPCIVAIDAHGNSLYR, encoded by the coding sequence ATGGAGTACGAAATCAGGACCCCTCTATCTAAAGACGAGTTGCTGAAGCTCAGAGTTGGTGATTCTGTTTACATCACCGGAGAGATATTCACCGCAAGAGATGAAGCTCATGCAAGGGCTCTTGAATATCTGGAAGAAGGTAAGGAGCTTCCATTTTCGTTTGAGGGGGCTGTTGTCTACCACTGCGGACCTCTCGTCAAGAAGGATGGTGAGTGGAGGGTTGTTTCAGCAGGTCCAACAACATCGGCGAGAATGAACCCCTTCACACCGAAGATTCTTGAGAGGGTTACCTGCATGGCCATAATCGGTAAGGGGGGCATGAGCGATGACGTTGTTGAGGCTATGAGGGGTAAGGCAGTGTACCTTGCTTTTACAGGAGGTGCAGGAGCACTTGCCGCCCAGAAAATCAGGAGGGTTAAGGACGTTATCTGGGAGGATCTCGGTATGCCGGAAGCCGTTTGGATCTTTGAAGTGGAAAGGTTCGGGCCATGTATTGTGGCAATTGATGCGCATGGCAACAGCCTTTACAGGTGA
- a CDS encoding 2-oxoacid:acceptor oxidoreductase family protein, which produces MPPQISSLNSAQDGEINIRIAGTGGQGVIRAGLILSEALVLEGRNVVMIQSYGPETRGGASRADIVVSDDEISYPGLRKIDYLVVLHYSAYREYLHVIDEKTTVLYDSSLVDAKRGFGFPFTELSVREFESPIFANMIAVGSFCVIFGISQDWIIEAIRKRMNRSEDNIRAFRLGLEIGGMNSAPCFTRRPQRIGHSHQTYADLKW; this is translated from the coding sequence ATGCCACCTCAGATATCAAGCCTTAATTCAGCTCAGGACGGTGAGATCAACATAAGAATCGCCGGTACCGGAGGTCAGGGGGTGATCAGGGCGGGTTTGATCCTTTCGGAAGCACTGGTACTTGAAGGGAGGAATGTAGTAATGATTCAAAGCTACGGCCCCGAGACAAGGGGCGGAGCGTCCAGAGCTGATATTGTTGTCAGCGATGACGAGATCAGCTATCCCGGACTGAGAAAGATCGACTATCTTGTTGTACTGCATTATTCAGCATACAGGGAGTATTTGCATGTGATAGACGAGAAAACTACCGTTTTGTACGATTCATCACTTGTTGATGCAAAGAGGGGATTCGGGTTTCCGTTTACGGAACTGTCGGTCAGAGAGTTCGAGAGTCCGATTTTCGCAAACATGATTGCTGTTGGATCATTCTGCGTCATTTTCGGCATTTCTCAGGACTGGATTATTGAAGCCATCAGAAAGAGAATGAACAGGTCTGAAGATAATATCAGGGCTTTCAGGCTTGGGCTTGAAATTGGAGGAATGAATTCTGCCCCATGTTTTACCCGGCGACCTCAGAGGATCGGACACAGTCATCAGACATACGCAGATTTGAAATGGTGA
- a CDS encoding thiamine pyrophosphate-dependent enzyme gives MKYAEYLRQDALPTLWCPGCLNGVVLASFIRAMRKSKIDRERTVVVSGIGCSGRMSQYLDLFTVHTTHGRALAFATGIKLANPSLNVIVFMGDGDALAIGGNHFIHACRRNIDLTAIVINNRLYGMTGGQAAPTTPEGEITRTSPYGNVERPFDLVKLAISAGATYVARFTAYHVRWLEKSIADAIMHKGFSVIEVVTGCPTHQKKKPADILEFLKSNFKRSDASFEEIRPSDIGVFKKEIRPEFCEKVWGLIL, from the coding sequence GTGAAGTACGCCGAATACCTCAGACAGGACGCCCTGCCCACCCTATGGTGTCCGGGATGCCTGAACGGGGTTGTTCTGGCATCGTTCATCAGAGCAATGAGAAAGTCAAAAATTGACAGAGAAAGGACGGTTGTTGTGAGTGGTATTGGATGCAGCGGACGAATGAGTCAGTACCTCGACCTCTTCACCGTTCACACAACTCACGGTAGGGCACTGGCCTTCGCTACCGGGATAAAGCTTGCAAACCCCTCTCTGAATGTTATTGTTTTTATGGGGGATGGCGATGCACTTGCAATTGGTGGAAATCACTTCATACACGCATGCAGGAGAAACATAGACCTCACCGCCATTGTAATAAACAACAGGCTCTATGGGATGACCGGTGGTCAGGCTGCTCCAACCACTCCGGAAGGAGAGATAACAAGAACCTCACCTTACGGGAACGTGGAGAGACCGTTCGATTTGGTAAAGCTGGCGATATCTGCAGGGGCAACATACGTTGCCAGATTTACAGCATATCACGTCAGATGGCTTGAAAAATCCATTGCCGATGCCATCATGCATAAAGGCTTCAGCGTTATTGAGGTTGTTACCGGATGCCCCACACATCAGAAAAAGAAGCCGGCAGACATCTTAGAATTCTTGAAGTCCAACTTTAAAAGAAGTGATGCATCGTTTGAGGAAATCCGACCATCAGACATAGGAGTTTTTAAAAAAGAGATCAGACCTGAGTTCTGTGAGAAGGTGTGGGGTCTGATTCTGTGA
- a CDS encoding TRAP transporter fused permease subunit — MEFSRLNDKLINLISAAYALYMIIFALGFFLVILMLISNLWGMSVPSYLILTPMQHMGMYLSGILLISFVTHPLRKNGAKWYDWLMGLAGATGGLYIFFVYPELMLRMGITTTLDVVFGLITIFFLLEAGRRTTGTALSVLTLIFILIGLYDAEFDISSLVTRIYLYNVGIFSTPFQVATFMIFIFMFFGALLSEIGVGKFFTDMAFALTGARKGGPAKVAVLASSLLGTMSGSATGNVVTTGTFTIPLMKKAGYKAETAGAIEASASTGGQLMPPVLGSAAFIMPLFLGIRYWDVVIASVIPALLYYLALYIFVDQEASKQRAYGVPKDQLPPLRPLLLKLYYLLPLVVLISVLSSGFSVEHAAVASIMAALFIEWFTRAGLRKLFGAVFTIFIFGIGFMLASSGLDIFSILVVVGAISLFITMGIGVVLKGAEEMTSIVVRSLASSFKSVTPVAVACALAGVIAGVLAYTGLALTLSQFLVQLSGGNIIILLILVVGITILLGMGMPTPAVYVLCATSVAPALVEMGIPPIAAHFFIFYFGILAPLTPPVAITAYAGAAVAKADFWKTGIEAFRMALIGWFIAFSFISKPEMLILPIKSLSLPAVENISFGVIASVLAALLSGGVVSGYLFGHLSILQRISFAVALAFLLISLFYFEYLILVALAILAFLNPIAIRFLKKPDFSQ; from the coding sequence ATGGAGTTTTCCAGGCTAAATGATAAGCTGATCAATCTCATTTCTGCAGCTTATGCCCTTTACATGATCATATTTGCTCTTGGTTTTTTCCTGGTTATTCTCATGCTGATAAGCAATTTATGGGGAATGTCAGTCCCCTCCTACCTTATCCTTACACCAATGCAGCACATGGGAATGTACCTTTCCGGAATATTACTGATCAGTTTTGTAACCCATCCTCTTCGGAAAAACGGGGCAAAATGGTATGACTGGCTGATGGGGCTTGCAGGTGCTACCGGTGGTCTGTATATTTTCTTCGTTTACCCGGAGCTCATGCTCAGAATGGGGATTACGACTACACTGGATGTCGTGTTTGGACTGATAACAATTTTTTTCCTGCTTGAGGCGGGGAGGAGAACAACCGGTACCGCTTTGTCCGTACTGACACTCATTTTCATATTAATAGGACTGTACGATGCGGAATTTGATATCTCATCTCTCGTGACAAGAATATACCTCTACAACGTGGGGATATTCTCCACCCCATTTCAGGTTGCCACCTTCATGATATTCATTTTCATGTTTTTCGGAGCCCTGTTATCCGAAATCGGCGTGGGTAAATTTTTTACAGACATGGCATTTGCGCTGACCGGAGCGAGAAAGGGTGGCCCTGCAAAGGTTGCGGTGCTTGCAAGTTCATTGCTGGGAACGATGAGTGGTTCTGCTACGGGCAACGTTGTTACAACGGGCACGTTCACGATTCCACTGATGAAAAAGGCTGGTTATAAAGCTGAAACTGCCGGAGCAATAGAAGCAAGCGCATCTACCGGTGGTCAGCTAATGCCCCCGGTGCTTGGGTCTGCAGCTTTCATAATGCCATTATTTCTGGGTATCAGATACTGGGATGTTGTTATAGCCTCCGTCATACCCGCACTGCTTTACTATCTTGCGCTATACATTTTCGTAGACCAGGAAGCTTCGAAACAGAGAGCGTATGGGGTGCCTAAAGATCAGCTACCACCTCTCAGGCCTTTACTTTTGAAGTTATATTATCTGCTTCCACTCGTCGTACTCATATCGGTACTCTCTTCAGGATTTTCGGTGGAACATGCGGCTGTGGCATCGATTATGGCGGCACTGTTCATAGAGTGGTTCACAAGGGCAGGTCTTAGAAAGTTATTCGGGGCTGTATTCACGATATTCATATTCGGGATAGGGTTCATGCTGGCCTCTTCGGGGCTAGACATATTCAGTATTCTGGTCGTTGTCGGTGCCATATCCCTGTTCATCACAATGGGAATTGGTGTGGTGCTGAAGGGAGCAGAAGAGATGACTTCCATAGTAGTTAGGAGTCTTGCAAGCAGTTTCAAGTCAGTAACACCTGTTGCAGTAGCCTGTGCACTTGCAGGGGTTATTGCAGGGGTCCTGGCCTACACCGGACTTGCATTAACGCTCAGCCAGTTTCTTGTACAGCTTTCAGGAGGAAACATAATCATCCTGCTGATACTCGTTGTTGGGATAACGATACTCTTGGGGATGGGCATGCCGACTCCAGCTGTTTACGTGCTCTGTGCAACATCAGTAGCTCCCGCTCTCGTGGAGATGGGCATTCCACCAATAGCTGCGCATTTCTTCATATTCTACTTCGGGATCCTCGCACCACTTACACCTCCTGTTGCAATAACAGCATATGCAGGAGCTGCTGTTGCAAAAGCCGATTTCTGGAAAACGGGAATTGAAGCATTTAGAATGGCTTTAATAGGGTGGTTCATTGCCTTTTCGTTTATTTCAAAGCCGGAGATGTTAATTCTTCCGATCAAATCTCTGAGTCTGCCAGCAGTGGAAAACATATCCTTCGGTGTAATAGCCTCGGTTCTGGCAGCCCTTCTGTCAGGGGGCGTTGTGTCAGGATATCTCTTCGGGCACCTGAGTATCCTTCAGAGAATTTCATTTGCAGTGGCCCTGGCTTTTCTGCTGATTTCGTTGTTTTATTTTGAATACCTGATACTGGTAGCTCTTGCAATACTCGCATTTCTGAATCCCATAGCGATAAGATTTCTCAAAAAACCGGATTTCAGCCAGTAA
- a CDS encoding transketolase C-terminal domain-containing protein, with protein sequence MKKKELLQGNEAAVRGALNAGCNFFAGYPITPSSEIVHGMARLLPKFGGVFVQMEDEIASISAAIGASMVGAIAMTATSGPGFSLMQESIGYAAMTESPLVIINVMRAGPSTGIPTAPSQGDVMQARYGSHGDYPIIVLAPASVGDMYRLTIDAFKLAFEYSSPVVVLSDEVVGHMRESVSLPPLGEKVECKGKVKNLFERKHRTGLAHLENGLPTTDLGEYRRLIERLFSKFDDLKPGVKFEGQKDAEVVLISYGSSYRLSKSAAKLLLRNGISTGVLKLETLFPFPEGEVRKFSKSAELVIVPEMNRGQLVKEVERVCCCRVKGVSYYGSLILPEELAKIVEVLL encoded by the coding sequence ATGAAGAAGAAGGAACTGCTGCAGGGAAATGAGGCTGCCGTTAGAGGGGCTTTAAATGCTGGATGCAATTTCTTTGCGGGTTATCCGATAACACCGTCGTCGGAAATCGTTCATGGAATGGCCAGACTCCTTCCAAAATTTGGTGGTGTTTTTGTTCAGATGGAGGATGAAATTGCAAGTATCTCTGCTGCAATCGGAGCGTCCATGGTGGGTGCAATTGCCATGACGGCAACATCCGGTCCGGGTTTCAGCCTGATGCAGGAGAGTATAGGCTACGCAGCCATGACGGAATCCCCGTTGGTTATCATCAATGTAATGAGAGCAGGCCCATCAACCGGGATACCCACGGCACCATCTCAGGGAGATGTCATGCAGGCAAGATACGGGAGTCATGGAGATTATCCGATTATTGTTCTTGCTCCCGCTTCGGTTGGCGATATGTATCGCCTTACCATTGATGCATTCAAACTGGCATTCGAGTATTCATCTCCTGTTGTGGTTTTAAGTGATGAGGTAGTGGGACACATGAGGGAAAGTGTGTCGCTGCCACCACTTGGAGAAAAGGTTGAATGCAAAGGGAAGGTAAAAAACTTGTTTGAAAGAAAACACAGAACAGGGTTGGCCCATCTTGAGAATGGCCTCCCGACAACGGATCTTGGCGAATACCGCAGACTGATTGAAAGACTGTTCTCCAAATTTGATGATCTCAAACCCGGAGTGAAATTTGAGGGGCAGAAAGATGCGGAAGTGGTTCTGATCTCTTATGGTTCCTCTTACAGGCTTTCAAAGAGTGCGGCAAAGCTACTTTTAAGAAACGGAATTTCAACCGGAGTACTGAAGCTCGAGACGCTGTTTCCGTTTCCAGAAGGAGAAGTAAGAAAATTTTCGAAATCGGCGGAACTCGTTATTGTACCTGAAATGAACAGAGGTCAGTTGGTTAAGGAGGTTGAAAGGGTCTGTTGCTGCAGGGTAAAAGGTGTTTCGTACTACGGTTCTCTAATTTTGCCGGAAGAGCTTGCAAAAATCGTGGAGGTGTTGCTGTGA